The Nitrospira sp. KM1 genome includes a window with the following:
- a CDS encoding PA0069 family radical SAM protein: MRTIDNPPNPFESQHRDLLEPAPHVRLQLYEDATREILSKNESPDLPFRWSLNPYRGCFHACAYCYARPSHEYWGFGAGTDFESKIVIKRDAPQLLRRLFDKPSWKGDLIVFSGNTDCYQPIEASLGITRQCLEICAEYRNPVAIITKGSLVLRDLDVLQQLDGEAWLRVYFSIPFADDTVARQVEPHVASTRKRFEVMRSMAAAGISTGISIAPIIPGLNDEDIPDLLDQAKGAGAVEAMTSLLRLPGSLEEVFLERMAEAFPDRVRKIRHRIQEVRGGAMNNSAFFSRHHGSGPYWTMVEQLFDLSSRKAGFRASKDGEVPRTFRRPATGQTTLF, from the coding sequence ATGCGCACCATAGACAATCCTCCGAATCCCTTTGAATCTCAGCATCGGGATTTGTTGGAACCTGCCCCTCATGTCCGGCTTCAGCTCTACGAGGACGCCACAAGAGAAATTCTCAGCAAGAACGAAAGTCCGGATTTGCCGTTTCGCTGGAGCTTGAACCCGTACCGCGGCTGTTTCCATGCCTGCGCCTATTGCTATGCCAGACCGTCGCACGAATATTGGGGATTCGGCGCGGGGACGGATTTCGAATCCAAGATCGTCATCAAGCGCGACGCCCCTCAGTTGCTCCGCCGGCTCTTCGACAAGCCGTCATGGAAAGGGGACTTGATCGTGTTCTCGGGTAATACCGATTGCTATCAACCGATCGAGGCCTCGCTCGGAATCACCCGTCAATGTTTGGAGATCTGTGCGGAATACCGGAACCCGGTTGCCATTATTACCAAGGGCTCGTTGGTGCTCCGAGACCTCGATGTGTTGCAACAACTGGATGGCGAGGCATGGCTCCGGGTTTACTTCAGTATTCCCTTCGCCGATGATACAGTGGCGCGCCAGGTCGAGCCGCATGTGGCCTCTACGCGAAAACGATTCGAGGTCATGAGGTCGATGGCCGCGGCGGGGATCTCGACCGGAATCTCCATCGCTCCGATTATTCCCGGGCTGAACGACGAAGATATTCCCGACCTATTGGATCAAGCCAAGGGTGCAGGGGCGGTCGAGGCGATGACCTCACTCCTGAGGCTGCCGGGCTCCCTCGAAGAGGTATTTCTCGAGCGAATGGCGGAAGCATTCCCGGATCGGGTGAGGAAGATCAGGCATCGTATTCAGGAGGTTCGCGGCGGGGCCATGAACAACAGCGCATTTTTTTCCCGCCATCATGGAAGCGGCCCTTATTGGACTATGGTGGAGCAATTGTTCGACCTCAGCA
- the serS gene encoding serine--tRNA ligase — protein sequence MHDLRALRDNLDAIRERLGPRAADVGWDVLRKLIEERRALTAQVEQWRHELKKGSEEVARLKREKHPADDAVAAMKAVGERITQGESELRDVESRLNDTALRIPNLPHTSVPAGRDASDNVEVRRIGTLPSLSSPAKSHWELGETLGILDFDRAAKIAGARFAVLTGAGARLERALINLMLDTHTGRHGYREVIPPFLANRQTMTGTGQLPKFEEDLFRLRDEEFFLIPTAEVPLTNLHREETLAEDSLPIRYTAYTPCFRREAGSYGKDTKGLIRLHQFNKVELVAFTKPDQSYDELERLTGHAETILQKLELPYRVVTLCTGDIGFSAAKTYDIEVWLPSQKQYREISSCSNFEAFQARRAGIRFKAAGNKKDSKTDFVHTLNGSGLAVGRTVVAILENYQQPDGSILIPDALRPYMDGMERIVAEG from the coding sequence ATGCACGATTTGCGAGCGCTCAGGGACAATCTGGATGCGATTCGGGAACGGCTCGGGCCGCGCGCAGCCGATGTCGGATGGGATGTGCTCCGCAAGCTCATCGAAGAACGCCGCGCCCTAACCGCCCAGGTGGAGCAATGGCGGCATGAACTCAAGAAAGGCTCCGAAGAAGTCGCGAGATTGAAGAGAGAGAAACATCCGGCCGACGACGCCGTCGCTGCGATGAAAGCCGTCGGCGAGCGCATCACGCAGGGAGAGTCGGAGCTTCGCGATGTGGAGAGCCGTCTCAACGACACCGCGCTCCGTATTCCCAATCTCCCTCACACCAGCGTGCCGGCAGGGCGGGATGCGTCCGACAATGTGGAAGTCCGTCGGATCGGAACCCTTCCCTCACTGAGCAGTCCCGCAAAGAGCCATTGGGAACTCGGCGAGACTTTGGGCATCCTGGATTTTGACCGGGCCGCGAAAATCGCCGGCGCGCGATTTGCGGTGCTGACCGGCGCCGGGGCGCGACTTGAGCGTGCGCTCATCAACCTCATGCTCGATACGCATACGGGTCGGCACGGATATCGGGAGGTCATCCCTCCCTTTCTTGCCAATCGTCAGACCATGACCGGGACCGGACAGCTTCCCAAATTCGAAGAGGATCTGTTTCGACTCCGCGACGAAGAGTTTTTTCTGATTCCAACGGCTGAAGTTCCGCTGACCAATCTCCACCGCGAAGAAACGCTTGCCGAGGATTCGCTTCCGATCCGCTATACGGCCTATACGCCCTGTTTCCGCCGCGAAGCCGGATCGTATGGCAAAGACACCAAAGGTCTGATCCGCCTGCATCAGTTCAATAAAGTCGAACTGGTGGCATTTACCAAGCCTGACCAGTCGTATGATGAATTGGAACGGCTGACCGGGCACGCCGAGACGATATTGCAGAAGCTGGAGCTTCCGTATCGCGTGGTCACTCTGTGCACCGGAGACATTGGATTCTCCGCCGCGAAGACATACGATATTGAAGTCTGGCTGCCGTCGCAGAAACAGTACCGTGAGATTTCATCCTGCAGCAATTTTGAGGCGTTTCAGGCAAGACGCGCGGGCATCCGTTTCAAAGCCGCCGGAAACAAAAAGGATTCGAAGACAGACTTTGTTCACACGCTGAATGGATCCGGACTCGCCGTCGGCAGAACCGTCGTCGCCATCCTGGAGAACTATCAGCAACCGGACGGTTCAATCTTGATACCCGATGCATTACGACCGTATATGGATGGGATGGAGCGGATTGTTGCTGAGGGGTGA